One region of Carassius gibelio isolate Cgi1373 ecotype wild population from Czech Republic chromosome A1, carGib1.2-hapl.c, whole genome shotgun sequence genomic DNA includes:
- the LOC128020888 gene encoding 3-oxo-5-alpha-steroid 4-dehydrogenase 2, producing the protein MLCQENTIHYCNWTFLVGGVLYFLRQMTTHTPYGRYVDTKSPGIMVPAKTAWFIQELPSFLIPVLLFLTTESLPGIGRHLLFWIFCFHYFQRTFVYSLLTKGRPSPLHIVVYAVIFCSVNGFLQGHQVLHCAHYHSDWHRDTRFITGLLMFFTGMAINIHSDYILRNLRKPGDVSYKIPRGGMFELVSGANFFGEIVEWCGYAVASWSFPAFSFAIFTICSIGPRAYHHHRYYLEKFKDYPKSRKAVIPFLL; encoded by the exons ATGCTTTGCCAGGAAAACACTATTCACTATTGTAACTGGACATTTTTGGTTGGTGGAGTGCTTTACTTCCTGCGGCAAATGACAACACACACGCCATATGGACGTTATGTGGACACAAAATCCCCCGGGATAATGGTCCCAGCCAAGACAGCATGGTTCATTCAGGAACTTCCTTCATTCCTAATTCCTGTCCTGCTGTTTTTGACAACAGAAAGTTTGCCGGGGATAGGAAGACATTTACTGTTCTGGATCTTTTGCTTCCACTACTTTCAGAG GACTTTTGTGTATTCCTTGCTGACTAAAGGCAGGCCGTCTCCTCTGCACATTGTGGTGTATGCGGTGATCTTCTGCTCTGTGAATGGTTTTCTGCAGGGTCACCAGGTGCTCCACTGCGCTCACTACCACAGCGACTGGCACAGAGACACGCGCTTCATTACTG GTTTGTTGATGTTTTTCACTGGAATGGCCATCAACATCCACAGCGACTATATTTTACGAAACCTGAGGAAACCAGGAGATGTCAGCTATAAAATCCCTAGAG GAGGGATGTTTGAGCTGGTCTCTGGTGCTAACTTCTTTGGCGAGATCGTTGAATGGTGTGGATACGCTGTGGCCAGCTGGTCCTTTCCTGCTTTCTCCTTTGCTATATTCACTATCTGCTCCATTGGGCCTCGAGCCTACCACCATCACAG GTATTACTTGGAGAAATTTAAAGATTACCCTAAATCAAGAAAGGCTGTGATCCCTTTCCTGCTATAA